In Nicotiana tabacum cultivar K326 chromosome 17, ASM71507v2, whole genome shotgun sequence, one DNA window encodes the following:
- the LOC107800626 gene encoding uncharacterized protein LOC107800626, whose translation MEGYFNRIWKGKEIDKIAQVNRGVFVVRFTNVDDRENVVEEGVKMFDRKPIVVKPWKADCDVTKDKVYRIPIWIRLVGLDVKYWGKNSLTKITSLIGTPLKADKAMTNRDKMTYARVLVEIPLNQEYPTSVMFENEYGRIVEQKVEYEWKPVLCAKCKNFGHDIMNCRKQQREEIAKMGQGPGNQITRVKGIKAEQNAEQGKRKEWNGKQLPTPQKSRYEKGGTTTSNSFVSLNIAEAGESLEITRQDVQNSSRRGTCPGYGTSEGNLNPNGKDWILEYKGFK comes from the exons ATGGAAGGCTATTTCAATAGAATTTGGAAAGGGAAGGAAATCGACAAAATAGCCCAAGTGAATCGTGGAGTGTTCGTAGTAAGGTTCACAAATGTGGATGACAGAGAAAATGTTGTAGAAGAGGGAGTGAAAATGTTTGATAGAAAACCTATTGTAGTAAAGCCATGGAAAGCAGATTGTGATGTTACAAAAGATAAGGTATACAGGATACCAATATGGATAAGGCTAGTAGGACTGGATGTCAAATACTGGGGGAAGAATTCCCTGACTAAGATTACAAGCCTGATTGGGACTCCTCTAAAGGCAGACAAAGCAATGACTAACAGAGACAAAATGACATATGCAAGAGTATTAGTGGAAATTCCCTTGAATCAAGAGTATCCAACTAGTGTGATGTTTGAAAATGAGTATGGAAGGATTGTTGAGCAAAAAGTAGAGTATGAATGGAAGCCTGTGTTATGTGCGAAATGCAAGAACTTTGGCCATGACATAATGAACTGTAGGAAGCAACAAAGAGAAGAAATAGCAAAAATGGGCCAAG GACCAGGAAATCAGATAACACGGGTAAAAGGAATAAAAGCAGAGCAAAATGCAGAGCAAGGAAAGAGGAAGGAATGGAATGGTAAGCAATTACCAACCCCACAGAAAAGTAGATATGAGAAAGGTGGTACAACAACAAGCAATTCATTTGTCAGTTTAAACATAGCAGAAGCAGGGGAGAGCCTAGAGATTACTAGACAAGATGTTCAAAACAGCAGTAGGAGAGGTACATGCCCTGGATATGGTACGAGTGAGGGAAACCTCAACCCCAATGGAAAGGATTGGATTTTAGAATACAAGGGGTTCAAATAG